From Rutidosis leptorrhynchoides isolate AG116_Rl617_1_P2 chromosome 3, CSIRO_AGI_Rlap_v1, whole genome shotgun sequence, a single genomic window includes:
- the LOC139902228 gene encoding uncharacterized protein has protein sequence MVIGVKEHLQYEELYKAIENDDIAQVNDFLKKDPNAGKAIVSSHGDTALHVAILSGKMKIAMVLVKNMPPQGLEIFNDFGATPLSLAAITENIELAEAIVNTNENLVTLKREHNGESSLPVIVASMYGKKRMVHFLYSKTPKHMLDPKNSLDGVLLLNNLITAEIFDIAAMLLKTFPKIGVMADNHGEYALHKLAHKPSAFASGSTFSFWKHWIYQCVRIHSPWDVDTQRTEKSNLSEHKVNISTEEEILNPRHSLLHRVGWTLLQFFVPDIKHLHDKKLVNDEASKLLSCIFQEIKGISHSQLEHIEIDKAVHVAIKYGIVEFVFELIKYNPEFIWRKDKKGRTVFSHAIILRQEKIFSLFYKLGTKKSIVASRHDLFQNNCLHLAAKLSPPTQLERVSGAALQMQRELQWYKEIEILVQPKYKEQVNESHMKPRALFTEEHKELAKEGERWMKNTAGSSMIVGTLIAAVMFTTAFTIPGGNDDRTGLPIMLHTDRTAFMTFMITNGLSLFASSTSVLMFLGILTARYAEDDFLVFLPTKLIFGIACLFFSIVTMMISFAAAMFLMLHRTLPWVSIPLIILSAFPVLLFSALQFPLLIEMVFRTYASRIFDKH, from the exons ATGGTCATAGGGGTCAAGGAGCATCTTCAATATGAAGAACTATATAAAGCTATCGAAAATGATGACATTGCACAAGTGAATGATTTCCTTAAGAAAGACCCAAATGCCGGAAAAGCAATCGTCTCATCTCACGGCGATACAGCTCTCCACGTTGCAATCCTGTCGGGAAAAATGAAGATTGCAATGGTTTTGGTAAAAAATATGCCACCACAAGGTTTGGAGATATTCAATGATTTTGGTGCCACTCCTTTGTCTCTTGCTGCAATAACTGAAAACATAGAATTGGCGGAAGCAATTGTGAATACAAACGAGAACTTGGTTACGTTGAAAAGGGAGCATAACGGTGAAAGTTCACTTCCTGTAATTGTGGCTTCAATGTATGGTAAAAAACGAATGGTTCACTTTCTCTACTCCAAGACTCCAAAGCACATGTTGGACCCGAAGAACAGCTTAGATGGTGTGCTTCTTTTGAATAATTTAATAACTGCAGAAATATTTG ATATTGCTGCCATGCTACTTAAAACCTTTCCAAAGATAGGAGTAATGGCGGATAACCATGGTGAATATGCTCTTCATAAGTTGGCACATAAGCCTTCTGCTTTTGCAAGTGGAAGCACATTTTCCTTTTGGAAACATTGGATCTATCAAT GTGTTCGTATACATTCCCCATGGGATGTTGACACCCAAAGAACTGAAAAGTCAAATCTCTCTGAACATAAAGTCAACATTTCAACCGAAGAAGAAATCCTCAATCCTCGACATAGCTTACTACATCGCGTAGGGTGGACCCTGCTACAATTTTTCG TACCTGATATCAAGCATTTGCATGACAAAAAGTTGGTAAATGATGAAGCAAGCAAACTCCTCAGCTGCATATTTCAAGAAATAAAAGGCATTAGTCACTCACAGCTTGAACATATCGAAATAGACAAAGCGGTGCACGTTGCAATTAAGTATGGGATTGTTGAATTTGTTTTCGAGCTTATAAAATACAATCCCGAATTTATATGGAGGAAAGACAAAAAAGGAAGGACAGTTTTTTCACATGCGATCATTCTTCGACAAGAGAAAATATTCAGTCTTTTTTATAAACTTGGGACAAAGAAAAGCATAGTTGCAAGTAGGCATGATCTGTTTCAAAACAATTGTTTACATCTTGCTGCAAAACTCTCCCCTCCTACTCAACTTGAGCGCGTTTCTGGAGCTGCGTTACAAATGCAACGGGAACTGCAGTGGTATAAG GAGATTGAAATCTTGGTACAACCTAAGTACAAAGAGCAAGTGAACGAAAGTCATATGAAGCCTCGcgccttattcaccgaagaacacAAGGAGCTAGCAAAAGAAGGTGAAAGATGGATGAAGAACACAGCAGGATCAAGTATGATTGTTGGAACACTAATTGCTGCCGTCATGTTTACAACCGCTTTCACTATACCTGGTGGAAACGACGATAGAACAGGCCTACCCATAATGTTACATACAGACAGAACCGCGTTCATGACTTTTATGATAACAAATGGACTCTCACTCTTTGCGTCATCAACTTCAGTGTTAATGTTTTTAGGAATACTTACTGCACGATATGCAGAGGACGATTTTCTTGTCTTTTTGCCTACGAAATTGATCTTTGGAATTGCATGCCTTTTCTTCTCCATAGTCACCATGATGATTTCTTTTGCTGCTGCAATGTTCCTAATGCTACATAGGACCTTGCCATGGGTATCAATACCTCTTATAATTTTATCCGCGTTTCCTGTACTTCTCTTCTCGGCACTTCAGTTTCCTCTCCTAATCGAAATGGTTTTTCGTACCTATGCATCAAGAATTTTTGACAAACATTGA